From Quercus lobata isolate SW786 chromosome 1, ValleyOak3.0 Primary Assembly, whole genome shotgun sequence, one genomic window encodes:
- the LOC115982640 gene encoding heat stress transcription factor B-4b-like: MAFTMERCEEMVFSVESQKTVPAPFLTKTYQLVDDPRTDHIVSWGEDETTFVVWRPPEFARDLLPNYFKHNNFSSFVRQLNTYGFKKIVSDRWEFANEYFRKGAKHLLSEIHRRKTPQHHHQQYYHDQPHQFFQPDDNAAWFDSPLPSPKPNTDILTALTEDNQRLRRKNFMLLSELAHMKNLYNDIIYFIQNHVKPVSFDQRNSHAIPKLIELDSLCEAQNVVGVHGVKGCNLGNKSLVTSTEDTNSTVKLFGVPLSGKKRLHSEELKFGVSNV, encoded by the exons ATGGCTTTCACAATGGAGAGGTGTGAAGAGATGGTGTTCTCAGTGGAGTCTCAAAAGACAGTGCCAGCGCCATTTCTGACAAAGACATACCAACTGGTTGATGACCCTCGCACTGATCACATTGTGTCTTGGGGTGAAGATGAAACCACCTTTGTTGTGTGGAGGCCTCCTGAGTTTGCTAGAGATCTCCTACCAAACTACTTCAAGCACAACAACTTTTCAAGCTTTGTTAGGCAGCTTAATACCTAT GGTTTTAAAAAGATTGTTTCAGACCGATGGGAATTTGCAAACGAGTACTTCAGAAAAGGTGCAAAGCACTTATTATCCGAGATCCACAGAAGGAAAACCCCTCAGCACCATCACCAACAGTACTACCATGACCAACCACACCAATTTTTCCAACCAGATGATAATGCAGCTTGGTTTGACTCTCCATTGCCATCTCCAAAACCCAATACCGATATCCTTACGGCTCTCACAGAAGATAATCAGCGACTGAGGAGAAAAAACTTCATGCTATTGTCAGAACTAGCTCACATGAAGAATCTCTACAATGACATTATCTACTTCATTCAAAACCATGTAAAACCTGTATCTTTTGACCAAAGAAACAGTCATGCTATTCCCAAGCTCATAGAGTTGGATTCTTTATGTGAGGCTCAAAATGTTGTGGGTGTTCATGGGGTGAAAGGCTGCAACTTGGGTAATAAGTCTTTGGTGACTTCAACTGAGGATACAAACAGTACTGTCAAACTGTTTGGAGTCCCTCTTAGTGGCAAGAAGAGATTGCATTCTGAAGAATTGAAATTTGGGGTCTCTAATGTTTAA